AAAACCGTTCCCGTATCTTCCTATTTTTGCTCAAGCAGCTTATTGAACACCATTTCCAACATCTCGGTATCGGCTATGCCTGGTTCAGATATGACCCTCTGCCCGCTCTTGGCGTAAAAAACATTGTGCGGGATGCTGCTGACCTGGAAGGCCTTGGTGATGTCACGTCCAGCCATGTATACAGGATAATCCATATTCATTTTTTTCATGAAGGGAACAACGACCTTGGAGTCTTCGTCCACTGAAAGACTGATGATGAGCACGCCCTTGTCCGCGTATTTTTTGTTCACGGCCACAAGATCGGGCACTTCCACCTGGCAGGGGGGGCACCATGTGGCAAAAAAGTTGAGCATAACGACCTTGCCCTTGTTCTTGGCCAGAAGATCCATCAACCCGGCAAGATTGAGGGAAGGCACAGACGCGGAAGGCGAGGAAGGCGAAGCGGACGAGGCCGCAAAAGCTGCGCAGGGCAACAGCAGGCAAAGCAAAAGGGGAAGGATGATTTTTTTCATATGATACCTTGATGAGTTTTGGACCCATATATTCCGTCAACAGTTACATGCCGCCCATGACTGCCTGCGGACGCCCGGCATGACTACGCCCGCGCATCAAGTCAGTCTACATAAAATTTTTGGCAGCCCGCACAGCCCCCACCGCGTCGGCGCAATATGCGTCCGCTCCGATGGAATCGGCAAAAGCCTGGGTGACGGCCGCGCCTCCTACCATAACCTTGATCGGCAGCCCTTTTTCTTTCACGATCTGTATGGTGTCTTCCATACGTACCATGGTGGTGGTCATCAAGGCCGACAAGCCGATAATACTCGCTTTATGCTCCAGGGCGCAAGCAACGATGGTCTCCGCAGGCACGTCCTTGCCCGCGTCAACGACGTCAAAACCGTGGTTGCCAAGCAGCAGGGACACAATATTTTTGCCAATATCATGAATGTCGCCCTCCACCGTGGCCATGACAACCACAGGCCTTTCTTCCGGCCCGCGCCCGGCTTCGAGCAGGGGTTTCAGGTGGGCAAAGGCCGTCTGCATGGTTTCCGCTGCGCGGATAAGCTGGGGCAAAAAATACTCGCGCCTCTCATAGCGCGCCCCAACTTCGGTGATGGCCGGAATAAGCACTTCCTGCACAAGGGTGAACGGTTCCGCACCGCTCTTGAGTTCGGCTTCAAGCAGGGGCAGCACATTTTCCCTGTCGCCGTTAAGTACGGCCTCCCCCAGGCTTTTGGCCGCCCCCCCGCCGCCCTGGCGTTGCAGCACGCTGCCCTCTCCCGGTTTCCAACCGGCATATCCTGAAATAAAGGAAGCCGCGTGCGGGTCATGCTCACCCAGAACCTTGAGCGCGTCAGCCGCCTCACGCAGGCGCTGCGCCGAAGGGTTGGCGATGCAGGAGGAAAGCCCGGCCCCGGCCGCGTAAGCCAGAAACGTGGCATTGAGCAGGTCGCGCGCGGGCAGGCCGAAAGAAAGGTTGGAAAGGCCCAGGGTGGTGGGCAGCCCCTCGCTGGAGCACCAGCGCGTCATCTCAAGGCACTGCCGCGCGCCATCCGGGCTGGATGAAACCGCCAGGGCAAGAATGTCCACCATCAAAAGGCGGCGCGGTATGCCCAGTTGTTCGGCACGCCGGATCAGGCTTTCCACCGTGCGAATGCGCTCAGCGGCCTTTTCGGGCAGGGTCGCCCCTTCAAGGGGCAGCAGGATAAAGGGCGCGCCATAGTCGCGGCACAGCGGCCCCAGCAGTTCCATACGTCCGGCTTCGCCGCTGATGGAATTCACCAGAAAGGAACCGGGACAGTACGGAAGGGCATTGGCTATGGCCTGCGCATTGGACGAGTCCACAGAAAGCGGCACGGTAAGACGTCCCACGAGCCTTTGCACCAGTTCCGGCAGCAGGGTCGTTTCATCCACCAGGGGCGCGCCCACGTTGACATCAAGAACGGTTGCCCCGGCCTCAAGCTGGGCGTCGGCAAACTGCATGGCCGTGTCAAAGCGGCCTTCCTGCAATTCCAGCGTAAGCTGCTTTTTGCCTGTGGGATTGATGCGCTCGCCAATGATGGCCAGAGGCTGCCCCGTGCCGATGCGCACCAGTTGCGAGCGGCTTGTGAGGCAGATGCCCCTGCGCTCGATCCTGGGCGCGCTAATTTCGCCAAGGCCCTGCAATGCCTGCGACAGCGCCGCCAGGTGGTCGGGCGTGGTGCCGCAGCAGCCGCCGAGCACCTGTGCGCCCATGTGGGCAAAGGGGGCGGTTTTTTGGGCAAAGCCTTCCGGCCCCAGGGGAAATACAGTTTTCGTGCCGTGCAGTTCAGGCAGCCCAGCATTGGGTTCGGCCATGACGGGGCAGGCGCAGACGCCCAGAAGTTCCGCCACCACGGGTTTCATCTGTTCCGGCCCGAGGCTGCAGTTGGTTCCCACCACATCCACACCCATGTTCTGCATGGTCTCGGCGAAAATGGTGGGCGTGGAGCCTGTAAGGCTGACGCCCTGCTCAAACGTCATTGAAACCATGACCGGCAGGTCGCATTCCTGCCGGGCGGCCACCACCGCCGCCCTGGCCTCGGCCAGATCGAACTGGGTTTCAATAAAGATAAGATCCACCCCGCCCGCCACAAGGCCACGGATCTGCTGGGCAAAGGCCTCAATAAGCTCACGGGGTTCCACGGGGCCAAGGGGCTTGATGAAGTGCCCGGTGGGACCCACATTGCCCGCAACAAAAACGGGGCGGTCCCCCGGACGGGGAACGTCTGCGGCGGCAGCCCGCGCAACGGTGGCCATGCGTTTGTTGAATGCAAAAACATCCATTTCTTTCGGAAGCTTATAAGAATTTCCGCCAAAGGTGCAGGAGGTCAGAATATCAACTCCGGCCTTGAGATAGGAAGCATGGATCCCCCGCAGAATATCGGGGTTTTCCATACAGAATTCTTCGGGGCTTGTACCTGCGGGAAGGCCCGAAGCCTGGAGCATGGTGCCCATGGCCCCGTCCAGAAAAAGAGGACGTCTCGCGCCGAGCGCTTGTCTGAATGTCATGAATGCCGCCACCTTGGCCGTCATATGTAAAAAACTTGAGGGGGCGTCAGCCCCCGTCTGCCTGCAAAGCCCGTCTTTGCTTTCCGGACATAATGCCTGTATGCTGCAAAAACGTCCCCAAGGCCCAGACCGTTCCGGACAGGCTAGCGCCTTGCCGTACCCTCCGGAACCCGCACAACATCCAGAAGGATCTGAGACGGCGTGCCGGACAGATTTCTTAACATGGTCGCACACGGCAGAGGGGATATGGTTGGCCTTTCAGTACTGAATAATATTGAAAAGAACAAACCAAAACTATAGCATACAGACATTGCAGCGCCTTTTTTAGAGCGCCAATGACTGAGTATGGATAAAATGAAAAAAAATAGCAAGATAGCCTCCAACACGGCCAAGGCCGCCCCAAAAACGGTGAAGGGCGAAAAAAATACGCCCCCGGTTGGGGTTGTGGAAATTCTTGATGTGCCCCAAAAACCCAAGGCCCCCAAAGGCCCAACCCGGGGCAGTTCCAGCGCCCGGCCCTCCGCCAGGGCTTCGAAAAAAACGGCTTCCAGCCCGGACGCCGCTCCCCCTCAAGGCAACAGGAAAAAAAAGCTCTCCCCCGTTGCGCCTGATGACGAAAGCCTCCATGACGGCCTGGTGCTTGATGTGGACGAACTGGAGCCAGCCGCCGAACACGACGATGACGACGAGCTTGAGCTTGAGTCCCACGACGATCAGGATGATATCCTTGATACCGCTCTGGACGTGGACATGGACGAGCCCGCCCTGCCCCTTGAAGAAGGTCCGGAGGGCGGCGTGCCTGCGCCCGCGTCCACCCGTCTGCCTGCGGTAGGCACACGCGACAGCCTGCACCTGTACCTGCGGGAAATGAGCAAGTTTCCCATGCTCAAACCCGAAGAAGAGCACGAACTGGCCTTACGCGTACGCGACCATAACGACGCGGACGCGGCCTTTCGTCTTGTGTCGTCGCATCTGCGGCTGGTGGTGCGCATCGCCATGGATTTTCAGCGCCGCTGGATGCAGAACGTGCTGGACCTTGTGCAGGAAGGCAACGTGGGGCTCATGCGCGCGGTCAACAAGTTTGATCCGGACAAGGGCATCAAGTTTTCCTACTATGCCTCGTTCTGGATCAAGGCCTACATTCTCAAGTTCATCATGGACAACTGGCGCATGGTCAAAATCGGCACCACCCAGGTGCAGCGCAAGCTGTTCTACAATCTGAACCGCGAACGCCAGAAGCTCATCATGCAGGGTTTTGACCCTGACGCGGCCATGCTGTCGGAGCGCCTCGGCGTGACCGAAGACCAGATCAACGAGATGGATCAGCGGCTGGCTTCATCCGACATGTCGCTGAACGCACAAGTGGGTGAGGAGTCTGGCGGGGCCACACGCATGGACTTTCTGCCCGCTCTCGGCCCCGGCATTGAAGACAGCCTGGCCTCTGACGAAATCGCGGGACTCGTGCGGTCAAAACTCAAAACCATCATACCCAAACTCAACGAAAAAGAACTGTACATCCTGCACAACAGGTTGCTGACAGACGAGCCGATTACCTTGCGCGAGATAGGCGAACGGTATAATATAACAAGAGAGAGAGTGCGCCAGCTTGAGGCGCGACTGGTGGAAAAAATCGGCCAGCACATGAAGAATGATATAGAAGACTTCTCCGATCACTGGATTCAATCCTAAGCATCACGGATACAGTCCGCAATGAAACGTAAGCACCTAGCGCTCTTTTGCGCCCTGACTCTGGCCGCCGTCACCTCCTTTTCCCTTCTTGGCTGTGGGGGCTGTGCCGGCACCAAGGCTGCCGCCGAAAAAAACGCCGCCGTGGGCGACGCCTGCCCAACCGCACTGCGCAATGTCGAAGTGCGGCAGCCAGAGGATCGTCTTTCGCCTGAAGCAAAAAGTACCTACGCTTTTCTGCTCTATTCCCAGGCGCTCAACGCCGAGGACGAAGCCGCCCTTTTGCAGGCCGCGCCCCTCATGGCCGCCGCAAAACTGCCGCCCAACATCTGGCTTGAGGGCGGCGTCTGGCTGGTAAGCCGCAAGTCCGAAGGGGCCATCCCCTATCTGGAGCAGGGGCTTTCCGTTGCGCCCGACGACATGTCCCTCAACCTGCTCCACGCCGAAGCGCTCATGGAACAGGGCACGCCGGAGCGCGGCGTGGAACTCATGCGGGCCTATCTGAAAAAGCATCCGGGTTCTCTGGACGCGCGCCTGGAACTGGCCCTGCTGCTGGTGAAAAGCAAGGAATATCCCGAAGCCGAAACCCTGCTCAACAGTGTGAGCGCCAAAGAGCGCACGCCGCTGGTGGACTACTACCACGCCCGCGCCCTCATCGGCATGAACCGTCAGGCTGACGCCATACCCTTCCTCCAGAAGGCCATCAAAGAAATGCCGGACTTTGTGGAAGCCATGGCCGAACTGGCCTTCATCCACGAACAGCGCTCGGAATTCAAGCCCGCGCGCGCCCTGTACGAAAAGCTGCTCAAGCTCAATTTTTCGCCTCAGGACGTGCTGCTGCGCCTCATCGGCCTTTCGCTGCGCATGAACCAGCCCGAAAAAGCCCTCAAGTACATGCGCCAGGGGCCGGACACCATACCCTTCAAGCTTACCGTGGCGGGCCTGTTCATCGACTCGCGCCACTACCTTCAGGGAGAAACGCTGCTCAAGCAGATTGCCGCCAGGGACGACGCCCCTGTTGACGTATACCTTTTGCTGGCTGATCTGAACTATGAACAGCGCCGCGACCTGCCCATGGCCCTTTCATGGCTGGACAAAATCCCGCCCAACAGCAAGGCCGCGCCCAGAGCGGCGCTGCTGCGCATACAGCTGCTTGGCGAAGCGGGCAAGGAGCAGGAAGCCCTGACCGTGACCCGGCAGGCCCAAAAACAGTTTGAGGACGCGCCCCAGTTCTGGGAACTGGAAATCCGCCTGCTGGCGCGTCAGAAGCAGCTGCCCCAGGCCCTTGAGGTGGCGCGCAAGGCCTCCAAAAAGTGGCCCGACAATGCGGAAATGGCCTTTCTTCTGGGCTCCCTGCTGGACGAGTCCGGCGACAAGAAGGAAGCCTTCAAGGTTATGGAACACATAATCACCCTGCATCCGGAAAATTATCAGGCCCTCAACTACGTGGGCTATACGCTGGCCGAAGAAAACCGCGATCTTGAAAAGGCCCTGAGCCTGCTCACCAAGGCTGACGCGCTTTCACCCGACCAGTCCTACATTGTGGATTCCCTGGCCTGGGCCCTTTACAAGCTGGGCAGAAATGAAGAGGCCCTCAAGGCCATACGCCGTGCCGTCAAACTCGACGAGCATGTTGACGCTTCCATCTGGGAGCACTATGGCGACATAGCCCTTAAAATGGGGCTCAAAGACGAGGCCCGCACCGCCTATCAGAAGGCGCTGGATCTCAAACCCGCCAATGCGGATGCATTGCGGCAGAGGCTTTCACAGTTATGAAAAAATTTCTTGCGCTTTGCTGCCTTTGCAGCCTTGTGCTGCTGACCGCCTGCGCCAAGCAGCCCTCCCTGGAAATGACGCCTGAAGCCCAGGCCAGGCTTGCGGAACGCTGGCAGAAATTCGCGGCAAGAGGGCAGGACGCCGCCATGGCCCCCTACCGCCTGCAAATGAGCCTGCGCTTTGGTACTGAGGGCGATACCCGCCGTGTTACCGCCCTTTTCTGGGGCAACAGCCAGCGCAGGCTGCGCATGGACGTCATGGCCGGAGTCGGAGCCACCGTGGCCAGAATTCTTGAAGACGGCCAGCATTTCCTTGTCTACAGCCCCACGGACAACAAGGCGTATTTCTATCAGGGCGCTTCCAAACCCCTGCTCCAGGTGGGCGTGCCCGTGCCCTTCAATCTGGAACATCTGGCTGATCTGCTCAACGGCCGCTACAGTCAGGTTTTCGGCAAAGATTTCGCCTCCGCCAGATTTGTGTCAGGCGACCTTGCCCAGTACACCCTGTCCGGCAAACTCGGCGGCGAGCTGACCCTCGATGCCGCTGGCCTGCCCGTGGCCTGGGCTGAAAAAAGCGACAACGGCAAGGGCTGGAAGATGGAAGTGGCCTTTGACGATGCGGCTTCTCCCCTGCCCCAGCGCCTGAATCTGGCGCATGGCAACGGCAAGCGCGCCATCGTGCTTGTCAAGGAAAGGGAAAAGCCCGCCGCGCCCTTTACAGACGGGCAGATGACCTTATCCATACCAGAGGGCGTTCCCCTGCTGCCGCTGTCCAAATACCAGCAGCGCTAGGCCGTGCCGCGTCCACTGGTTTCGGCCGTCCGAACGCTTTTCCGGGTTCCGGGCAGCGAGCGGAGCCAAGCCAGTGCGGACAGGCCCGCAGGTTCCACAGCTTGCAAAAAATGCGCACTCCCGATGCCAGAGCAGTTTTTCTAGCGATGCTGTCGCCATCAATAAGGCTTCTTCGTCGCCTAAGGGCTGCCCTTGAAATTGCTCTGGCGTATGCGGGAGCAGACGCCCGCCGCAGAGGCGTAAGCGCAGTTTATCTGCGCAGGTTATCTGCGCGGTTACACGCCGGAGCGGGCGTCTTGGAAGCATTGGGAATAAATATTCTCAATGCGAAAATGCTCTAAGAAGTTCTGGCAGGCTGATCGGCGCAACCGGTCAGCCTGCCCTCACCCTTGAAGGAGTTGTTATGCAGTCCATCCATATTGCTTCGGACCATACCGGCGTTGACCTTAAAACCACCCTGGCCGAGCATTTGGGTAAAAAGGGTTTCACTGTCGTCAATCACGGCACCGACTCTTCCGACAGTTGCGACTATCCCGTGCTGGCGCACAAGCTTTGCGCCGCCGTGGAAGCTTCGGGCGATCCGGGCATTCTCATCTGCGGCACGGGGCTCGGCGTTTCCATTGCCGCCAACCGTCATCCCGATATCCGCGCCGCCCTCTGCACCACAGAACTGCACGCGCGCATGGCGCGCCAGCACAATAACGCCAATGTTCTCTGCCTTGGCGCGCGCATAACCGGCGTGGAGCTGGCGAAAGCCATTGTAGACGCTTTTATGGAAAACACCTTTGAGGGCGGCCGCCACCAGCGCCGTCTGGATATGCTCAACCTCCCAGCATAAAAGGAAGATCATGCAGCTCTACAATACCCTTGGCCGCCAGAAGGAAACATTTGTGCCGGTACACCCCGGCAAGGTGAACATGTATGTCTGCGGCATCACTGCATATGACTACTGCCACATAGGGCACGCCCGCTCGGCGCTGGTGTTCGACGTGCTTGTGCGCCAGTTGCGCCATCTGGGGCTGGACGTGACCTTTGTGCGCAATTTTACGGACGTGGACGACAAGATCATCAACCGCGCCAACAAGGAAAACCGCGACTGGCGCGAAGTGGCCCAGACCTATATTGACGCCTTTCACGAAGACATGGACAGGCTGGGCGTACTGCGTGCGGATGTAGAGCCGCGCGCCACGGATTATATCAAGGAAATTCAGGATCTCTGCGCAAAGCTGATCGCTGGCGGCAAGGCCTATGCCACCCCTTCGGGCGACGTGTACTTCAGGGTGCGCTCGTATGCGCCTTACGGCAAGCTCTCAGGCCGCAGCCTGGACGAACTGCTTTCCGGCGCGCGCGTGGCTCCTGGCGAAGAAAAGGAAGACCCGCTGGACTTTGCCCTGTGGAAGGCCGCCAAGCCCGGCGAACCCTCGTGGGAAAGTCCCTGGGGCCAGGGCAGACCCGGCTGGCACATCGAGTGCTCGGCCATGAGCGAATCCTATCTGCCCCTGGATATTCACGGCGGCGGGCAGGACCTCGTGTTCCCGCACCACGAAAACGAAATCGCCCAGACCGAGGCCGTCTGCCATTGCCATCTGGCCCGCTACTGGGTGCATAACGGCTTTGTGCAGGTCAACGCGGAAAAGATGTCCAAGTCCCTTGGCAACTTCAAGACCATCCGCGACATCCTTGAAAGCTATTTGCCGGAAACCCTGCGCTTCTTCTTGCTGGGCAAGCACTACCGCAGCCCCATCGATTTCACGGCCGACAGCATGGACGAGGCCGAAAAAGCCCAGCACCGGGTGTACACCGCCCTGCGCGAAGCGGAAAAAGCCCTCCAGCGCGAAAAGTGGAAAAAAATCCCCCTGCCCCAGGAGACAGCCGACGAATGGGCCGCGCAGCCCAAGGCGCTGGACGAGGCCATGGACGATGACCTTAATACCGCGCAGGCTCTGGGGCACATCTTCACCCAGGTGCGTATCGTGAACCGCCTGCTTGAAGACAAGAACATGCGCGCCAGCGAAGCCGTGCGGGACATCCTGCGGGAGTTTCTGGTCCGTGCGGAACAGTGGAACGCGCGACTGGGCCTTTTTGGCCAGCAACCCGACGCGTTTTTGACCGCCTTGCGGGGCATACGCGCCAGCCGCAAGAACATTGACATGCCCCGTGTGGAAGCCCTGCTGCAAGAACGGCAGGCTGCCCGCGCCAACAAGGATTTTGCCACCTCCGACGCCCTGCGCCAGGCTTTGCTCGATCTCGGCGTAAGCGTGCGCGACACCCCTGAAGGGCAGGACTGGGATCTCGAGTAGACCCAGCGCGGGCACTCAGGAGAACCTATGCTGCATTACTGTGCTCCCCGCCGATGGACGGCCCTGATCGTGCTGCTGGCCTTTCTGCTGCCGCAGATATGCCCCGCGCCCGCTCAGGCCTTCTTTTTCGGCGGTGTTACCATTAAAGACGAAAAGGAGATGGGAGAAAAATTCGATGTTATGGTGCGTTCCAATCTGCCCATCATCGAAGACCCTGAGGTCAAGCAGTATGTGGACTATATGCTGGCCCGGCTGGTAAAGGCCATTCCGCCCCAGCCGTTCACCTTCAAGGCCACCACCATACTGCATAATTCTCTCAACGCCTTTGCCGTTCCCGGCGGGTACGTATACGTATTCACCGGGCTTATCATGAATCTGGACAAGGAAGAGGAACTGGCGGGCGTACTGGCCCACGAACTGGCCCACGTCACCCAGCGCCACGTGGCCTCGCGCCTGCAAAAGGCCCAGTTCGTCACCCTCGGCTCACTGCTGCTGGCCGTGGCGGGCGTGGCTGCGGGTGGCGCGGGCGGCGGGGCTCTGGCCATGGGCGCTCTGGGGGCCGGGCAATCGGCCATGCTCAACTACAGCCGCCTGGATGAAAATGAGGCTGACCAAATCGGCCTGCAATACCTCATTGCCGCTGGCTATCCGCCCGAGGGCATGGTGGCGGGCTTCAAGGTGCTGCGCCAGAAAAGCTGGATGAGCGGCATCAGCGTGCCCACCTACCTCTCCACCCACCCCGCCCTGGGCGACCGCATCAACGGGCTCCAGGCCCGCATCCAGACCATGGGCAAGTCCGTCCAGAACCGCAGCCAGGACAACAAGCGCTTCACCCGCGTGAAGACCCTGCTTTGGGCCAGATATGGCGACGATCAGGCGGCCCTGCAACGCTTTTCCGGCAGCGACGGCCTTTCAAGCATGGGCCGGGGCATTGTGCTCGCGAGGCAAAACCGCATAAACGAGGCCAGCACGGCCTTTGACCAGGCCCTCAAGGCCTCCCCGGACGATCCGCTGGTGCTGCGCGAGGCAGGAGCCTTCCACTACCGCAAGGGCGACATGGGCCGGGCTGACGGGCTGCTGTCCAAGGCCATGCGCATTGACCCCAAGGACTACATGGCCGCCTTTTTCTATGCCCGCATGCTGGACGAAACAAACAGGCAGGCGCAAGCGGTCGGTTACTACAAACAGGTGCTGCGCTATGTGCCCGAGGATGCCGAGGTGCACGAAGCCTACGCCCGTTCGCTGGGCAAGACGGGCAATACGCCCGACGCCTACATTCACATGGCTTACAGCGCCATCTACTCACACAACAAAAAACTTGCCGAGCGTTATTTTAACGAGGCCAAGAGCATGTCGGCCCGCACCACGGACAAAACCGCCTTCAAGCGCCTTGAAACCGTCTATAAAGAACGCAAGGAAATCTGGGATAAAAATTGATGGAAACGCACGCCACTACTATTCTCGCCGTTCGCAAAAACGGCCTGGTGGCCCTGGCTGGCGACGGCCAGGTGACCATGGGACAGAACATGATCATGAAGCACGCGGCGCAAAAAGTGCGCCGCCTGCATGACGGCAAAATTCTGGCGGGCTTCGCCGGCGCCACGGCCGACGCCTTTACCCTGTTTGAACTTTTTGAGGCCAAACTCAAGGAAGTGCGCGGTAATATGGTGCGCGCCGCCGTGGAAATGACCAAGGACTGGCGCAAGGACAAATACCTGCGCAAGCTTGAAGCCATGCTGCTTTTGGCCGACACCGAGCACATACTCGTGCTTACGGGCACGGGCGACGTCATTGAACCGGACGACAATGTGGCCGCCATCGGCAGCGGCGGCCCCTACGCTCTTGCGGCGGCACGGGCGCTGTCGCGCCACAGCGACCTTGACGCTGAAACCATAGCGCGCGAATCCATGCGCATTGCCGCCGAGATCTGCGTGTACACCAACGACCACGTGACGCTTGAAACCCTGTAGGCCCGACCGGCTGAAAAACAAGGATAGGCCATGAGTGTTGTCATTGCGGGCTGCAAGGTGAATCTCGGGCTGCGCATCACCGGCGTGCGCCCGGACGGCTATCACGAGATAGATTCACTCTTCTATCCTCTGTCGCGCCCCTGCGATCAGCTGAAACTGCGTATCACGGAAACCCCCGGCATTGTGGTGCGCTGCGAGGGGCCAGCCAGCGCAACGCTGGACGAAAGCGACAATACCCTTACAAGGGCCTACGCGGCCTTTGCTGCGGCTGTTGCCAGCCCCATGCCCGGCCTTGAAGTGCGCCTGCGCAAAGGCATTCCTTCCGGGGCAGGGCTTGGCGGCGGCAGCAGTGACGCGGCAGCCCTTTTGCGCTGGCTCAACAGCAGGACGACCACGCCGCTGGACGCGCAGGCCCTGGCGGCGGTGGCGCTGAGCGTGGGCGCCGACGTGCCCTTTTTTCTTCATGAAGGCCCCTGTCGCGTTCGCGGCATAGGCGAAATCGTCGAGCCTGTCCGGCCCCATCTGTCCGGCCTGCGCCTCGTGCTGGTATGCCCCGGCATCCACGTGAGCACGCCGCGCGCCTTTGCCGATTACGACGCCCATATGGCTTCCGTGGGCGGCAGCGAAAGCCAAAACAACTTGACAAGAGACCAAAGCAAGGCTAATGGAACTTTTCTCTCCCGAGGGCGGTTTGATGCTGACCTGGACAATGACCTCGAAACTGTTGTCTTTGCACGTCACCCCGAACTTGCCGACATCAAGGCCACCCTGCTGCGCTGCGGCGCCGTAGCGGCCTCAATGAGCGGCAGCGGTTCCAGCATACTGGGACTTTTTGGGCGCGAGGCCATTGTGGAAACACAGGCGGCCACGGCCACGCTTCAGGGAGAGAACAGGCGCGTCTACGCGCATGTGCTGTAACAGCACTGGGATGTAGCCAAGTGGTAAGGCAACGGGTTTTGGCTCCGTCATTCGAAGGTTCGAACCCTTCCATCCCAGCCACAGCATACTGCCGGGCCGCGCTTTGATTGCCGGGCGGGCGTGGCCGGAAAGTATCCGGGCGCTCCCATTGCCGTGCGGGCCACTGTCCGCATCCGGCGCCGCAACGGCGGCTGTCTGATTGTCAGCACCGCTGGCTGGCGGGCAAAGGTTTATAACCCAAATTGCTCTTTGACGCGCACAAGGCAGGGCGGTTCATGTTCAGCGATCTAAAGATCGTCACCGGTTCTTCCAATCCGGAGTTGGCCAAGGCAATCTGCGACCATTTGGGCTGTCAGCTCACCCCGACGTTGGCTACGACGTTCAGCGACGGGGAGTTGCGTATTGAAATCGGTGACAATGTCCGTGGCGACGACGTTTTTGTGGTGCAGCCCACGTGCCCGCCAAACGTCAACCGTAACCTGGTGCAGCTCTGTCTTATGCTGGACGCCCTCAAGAGGGCCAGCGCCGGGCGCATCACAGCCGTGATTCCCTACTACGGCTATGCCCGCCAGGACCGCAAGGTCAGCCCCCGCGCGCCCATAAGCGCCAAGATGGTGGCCGACTTCATCAGCGTGTCCGGGGCGGAACGCGTGGTTACCATAGATTTGCACGCGGGCCAGATTCAGGGCTATTTTGACTGCCCTGTGGACAATCTTTTTGCCGTGCCCGTCATGCTGGACGCCCTGCGCAAGCTCGGCGACGAAAAAATGGTCATTGTTTCACCTGATGCCGGCGGTGTGGAAAGAGCCAGGGCCTATGCCAAGCGCCTCAACGCTCCGCTGGCCATCGTGGACAAAAGACGCGACAAGCCCAATCAGGCCCAGGCCATGCATGTCATCGGCGACGTGGAAGACCGCTTGGCCATTATGGTTGACGACATGATAGACACTGCGGGCACCCTGTGCGCCGGAGCTGAAGTTCTGCTGAAAAACGGGGCCAGAAGAATTGTGGCCTGCGCCACGCACCCCGTGCTGTCCGGCCCTGCCATTGACCGCATCAATAGCACCGAGGCGCTTTCGCAGGTCTTTGTTACCGACACTATCCCGCTGGGC
This DNA window, taken from Desulfovibrio sp. 86, encodes the following:
- the cysS gene encoding cysteine--tRNA ligase, giving the protein MQLYNTLGRQKETFVPVHPGKVNMYVCGITAYDYCHIGHARSALVFDVLVRQLRHLGLDVTFVRNFTDVDDKIINRANKENRDWREVAQTYIDAFHEDMDRLGVLRADVEPRATDYIKEIQDLCAKLIAGGKAYATPSGDVYFRVRSYAPYGKLSGRSLDELLSGARVAPGEEKEDPLDFALWKAAKPGEPSWESPWGQGRPGWHIECSAMSESYLPLDIHGGGQDLVFPHHENEIAQTEAVCHCHLARYWVHNGFVQVNAEKMSKSLGNFKTIRDILESYLPETLRFFLLGKHYRSPIDFTADSMDEAEKAQHRVYTALREAEKALQREKWKKIPLPQETADEWAAQPKALDEAMDDDLNTAQALGHIFTQVRIVNRLLEDKNMRASEAVRDILREFLVRAEQWNARLGLFGQQPDAFLTALRGIRASRKNIDMPRVEALLQERQAARANKDFATSDALRQALLDLGVSVRDTPEGQDWDLE
- a CDS encoding ribose-phosphate diphosphokinase yields the protein MFSDLKIVTGSSNPELAKAICDHLGCQLTPTLATTFSDGELRIEIGDNVRGDDVFVVQPTCPPNVNRNLVQLCLMLDALKRASAGRITAVIPYYGYARQDRKVSPRAPISAKMVADFISVSGAERVVTIDLHAGQIQGYFDCPVDNLFAVPVMLDALRKLGDEKMVIVSPDAGGVERARAYAKRLNAPLAIVDKRRDKPNQAQAMHVIGDVEDRLAIMVDDMIDTAGTLCAGAEVLLKNGARRIVACATHPVLSGPAIDRINSTEALSQVFVTDTIPLGDKLERCPKLKVISVAAILGKTIHNIHTGSSVSVLFV
- a CDS encoding M48 family metallopeptidase, whose translation is MLHYCAPRRWTALIVLLAFLLPQICPAPAQAFFFGGVTIKDEKEMGEKFDVMVRSNLPIIEDPEVKQYVDYMLARLVKAIPPQPFTFKATTILHNSLNAFAVPGGYVYVFTGLIMNLDKEEELAGVLAHELAHVTQRHVASRLQKAQFVTLGSLLLAVAGVAAGGAGGGALAMGALGAGQSAMLNYSRLDENEADQIGLQYLIAAGYPPEGMVAGFKVLRQKSWMSGISVPTYLSTHPALGDRINGLQARIQTMGKSVQNRSQDNKRFTRVKTLLWARYGDDQAALQRFSGSDGLSSMGRGIVLARQNRINEASTAFDQALKASPDDPLVLREAGAFHYRKGDMGRADGLLSKAMRIDPKDYMAAFFYARMLDETNRQAQAVGYYKQVLRYVPEDAEVHEAYARSLGKTGNTPDAYIHMAYSAIYSHNKKLAERYFNEAKSMSARTTDKTAFKRLETVYKERKEIWDKN
- the hslV gene encoding ATP-dependent protease subunit HslV, whose product is METHATTILAVRKNGLVALAGDGQVTMGQNMIMKHAAQKVRRLHDGKILAGFAGATADAFTLFELFEAKLKEVRGNMVRAAVEMTKDWRKDKYLRKLEAMLLLADTEHILVLTGTGDVIEPDDNVAAIGSGGPYALAAARALSRHSDLDAETIARESMRIAAEICVYTNDHVTLETL
- the ispE gene encoding 4-(cytidine 5'-diphospho)-2-C-methyl-D-erythritol kinase, producing MSVVIAGCKVNLGLRITGVRPDGYHEIDSLFYPLSRPCDQLKLRITETPGIVVRCEGPASATLDESDNTLTRAYAAFAAAVASPMPGLEVRLRKGIPSGAGLGGGSSDAAALLRWLNSRTTTPLDAQALAAVALSVGADVPFFLHEGPCRVRGIGEIVEPVRPHLSGLRLVLVCPGIHVSTPRAFADYDAHMASVGGSESQNNLTRDQSKANGTFLSRGRFDADLDNDLETVVFARHPELADIKATLLRCGAVAASMSGSGSSILGLFGREAIVETQAATATLQGENRRVYAHVL